The following is a genomic window from Homalodisca vitripennis isolate AUS2020 unplaced genomic scaffold, UT_GWSS_2.1 ScUCBcl_5985;HRSCAF=12986, whole genome shotgun sequence.
ACCAATATTATCCTATTTTACCCGCTCGCATATTATTACCCTGCCAAGTACTCCCTGACACTCAAATAACCCGAAAATCGAGTAAATACCCGTTCATTGACAACGCTACACATGGCAGTACACAACATGTTGGCTTCATAACGTCATCAAAGCTCTCTATAAAGGTATACTTTACTTGTAAGTAAAACGGAAAAAATATCAAGAGGCTTTACAAGTTACTCGAAGCCTgcttttagcaaattaaaaaaacatggcGCTCGTTAAGTTTAGAATTTGTATGTTGATGGTTGTAATTTATTAGAGTAGAAGTTATTGTTGAAATTGGTGTTTATAAGctgttattgtttattgacagaattttaactatttaaaaaacacacCAAGATTTAAACTACCAAATGGCAAATGTACTCTTAAGTGAAGCAGAAAAAACTTTTATACTACAAGGTGTTGAGGTTAGAAGATAGATTTCAGATAGTAGGGCCTAGGCTTAGTGGATATTAGTTTGGTAGCTATTGGTGGGACagatagtgatatatttgatgatatttctttacatgtaaaatattaatttactgcaGGAAATTCAAGCCTCGCAATCCTCATATGGATGTGAGGTCTAGTTAACTGCACTGAGTCATGTATCGGAGCATAGTCAGTGTTGTGTTGTGCTGAACTTCCCAGTTTGCACAGTGTAATATATAATGTTCATTTTTAACTCTTGGGTGTATATGGCTGGAGGCTTGATTACTACAATCTTAAGGTATTTTTATGTCACTGCGGAGAGACAGCTTCAGTTTTAAGAGATGTTAAACTGAATCTGaaccaattaaaatttctttgaatataGTCATAGTTATttgtaaggtttttaaataatataaacaattgtaaGTTAATCATAGTTTTCTTACACAGGACAATTTTCGCTGTGATGGTCGTTCCTGCAGAGACTATAGACCCATGGAACTGGAGACTGATGTTGTAAGCAACGCAAGTGGTTCTGCTAGATTACGACTTGCCAACACAGATATATTAGTTGGAGTCAAAACGGAAATTGATGTTCCATTTCCAGAAACTCCCAACCAAGGAAAACTAGAATTTTTTGTTGATTGGTAAGCTAAAGTAGGCATCATTATACTAGCTTAGCATTATACTGCTAAGCTGCAAGTTGTTTTCATGCAGTTTAcacatttagtaaatataatgGTTGAAAACAACCGAGAATCAACTAATTAGGAAATTGAAAGAGTCAATTAGGGTCATTCCATACCAAATCAACCAATGGTCTGAACCTTGACCTCTCagattttgtatgatttttttgtttatgtgttcTACCCACAAGAAAtagttaaaatccaaaatttcaaattttttgggcttttcgtttttgagttacaggcatttaaaaagccaaaaaaaaaatacagttttcagtCAATTTACGATAATTTAAAAATGACCTAGTTCCAAAACTATAGCACCTAGAGAGCTAAAATTTTGTAGCATTCTCTTCCTCTTGAAATTCCCTTCAATTAGATGTATCACATGACtatgttacatacatttacaaattttcaaaaatattcaaaaaacatttttttgaaattccTAAAATACGTTCCCTTGGATTTGATcaggaaaaatatatgtattgcccATTATCATTGACTACATACATGCAAAGTTTCAGGATGGGGTGTAAATgggttcatatttaaaacaattttttcctacTGGAATACCTGCCGGTTATGTGTGCGTGAGCTGCTTCTGGGCTACACATACTATTCTCGGGACATATGAAACTGATATgaacctaaattatttaaatagcataCCTTTTTAAGACTCTGTTTAGTTG
Proteins encoded in this region:
- the LOC124373611 gene encoding LOW QUALITY PROTEIN: exosome complex exonuclease RRP42-like (The sequence of the model RefSeq protein was modified relative to this genomic sequence to represent the inferred CDS: deleted 1 base in 1 codon), which codes for MANVLLSEAEKTFILQGVEDNFRCDGRSCRDYRPMELETDVVSNASGSARLRLANTDILVGVKTEIDVPFPETPNQGKLEFFVDCSANATPPEFEGRGGEELATEISNSLARAYALFPLEKLCILQGLQCWKLNADIL